From Amycolatopsis sp. cg9, one genomic window encodes:
- a CDS encoding family 43 glycosylhydrolase — MKLFSPRHFGVVLAVAAALVPVPGASAAPSPAVRAAAESLSVPGIDDVRGNLTLPAAGPGGTSVSWTSSAPAVITPTGEVTRPPAGSAPVRVGLTAKVTAGGESATRRFTATVVPKPVQEPLAGYSFFYFTGEGTSDGEQIYSALSRGNDPLNFTELNNGRPVLKSSLGELGVRDPFILRSPDGDKFYLLATDLRIYAGRGWDAAQRTGSRSIMVWESTDLAHWSRQRSVQVSPPTAGNTWAPEAFWDAKRGTYVVYWASKLYAENDPDHTGDSYNRMMYATTRDFVSFSAPQVWIDPGYSVIDSTVIKDQDTYYRFTKDERNTTSSTPCSKFITEEKSTDLLDPHYGFVADCIGKATATSPGLSAGEGPTGFKSNTENKWYLFIDEFGGRGYVPFETTDLASGKWTMSAGAHLPSSPRHGTVLPVTQTEMNRLSAPPAPVKADANGLVAHWPLDAKSGTVATDTTGHGYDGALAGDVAWSDGALSFGGKNGHVQLPNNLLTGAAAATVSADVLVDPAQQTPYFLWGLGNTARDGTGNGYLFTTGGTASGGLRGAIATGNWTTEQQVASGGGLPRGVWKNVTLTVGDGVAVLYLDGVEVARNANATIKPSDLGGGVTAANYLGRSVYASDKTLTGKMKDVRLYDRALSGLEVSALPSNSTAIRSVELASLKTPAVIDSGAGTVVLPVRPGTDLRGLAPSFGLAPGATTKPGNGKPLDLSTPKRVTVVGAGGDRRVWTVEAHEVRSPVLPGYQADPNIVAFGDTYYLYPTTDGFDGWSGTKFSAWSSKDLVHWTDDGVILDLGPDVGWADKNAWAPTIAERGGKYYFYFCAEAKIGVAVSDSPTGPFTDSGKPLIAANPDGGQAIDPAVFVDHTGQPYLYWGNGNAYVVPLNDDMVSYDPAKITRLTGLDGFREGLFTAERNGTYYLSWSIDDTRSEDYRVGYATAPSPAGPFTNRGLLLSKDAHLGVLGTGHSSMLRVPGTDDWYLAYHRFGIPGGDGTHRETTIDKVTFRRDGTIEPVKPTLESVRPQRIPWHCGAVRAT, encoded by the coding sequence ATGAAGTTGTTCTCCCCGCGCCATTTCGGCGTCGTCCTGGCCGTCGCGGCCGCGCTCGTCCCCGTCCCCGGTGCGAGCGCGGCGCCTTCGCCCGCCGTGAGGGCCGCCGCCGAAAGCCTTTCCGTGCCCGGCATCGACGACGTCCGCGGCAACCTCACGCTCCCGGCCGCCGGGCCGGGCGGCACGAGTGTCAGCTGGACGTCCAGCGCGCCCGCCGTCATCACCCCGACCGGGGAAGTGACCCGGCCGCCGGCGGGGAGCGCGCCCGTGCGCGTCGGCCTCACCGCGAAAGTGACCGCGGGAGGGGAAAGCGCCACCCGGCGGTTCACCGCCACCGTCGTCCCCAAGCCGGTCCAGGAACCCTTGGCCGGGTACAGCTTCTTCTACTTCACCGGCGAAGGCACGTCCGACGGCGAGCAGATCTACTCCGCGCTCAGCCGCGGCAACGACCCGCTGAACTTCACCGAGCTCAACAACGGACGGCCGGTCCTCAAGTCGAGCCTCGGCGAGCTCGGTGTGCGCGACCCGTTCATCCTGCGCTCCCCCGACGGCGACAAGTTCTACCTGCTCGCCACCGACCTGCGGATCTACGCCGGCCGGGGCTGGGACGCCGCCCAGCGGACCGGGAGCCGGTCGATCATGGTGTGGGAGTCGACCGACCTCGCGCACTGGTCGCGCCAGCGCAGCGTGCAGGTCTCCCCGCCCACCGCCGGGAACACCTGGGCGCCGGAAGCCTTCTGGGACGCCAAACGCGGCACGTACGTCGTCTACTGGGCGTCCAAGCTCTACGCCGAGAACGACCCGGACCACACCGGCGACAGCTACAACCGCATGATGTACGCGACCACCCGCGACTTCGTCAGCTTCAGCGCGCCGCAGGTGTGGATCGACCCGGGCTACTCGGTGATCGACTCGACGGTCATCAAGGACCAGGACACCTACTACCGCTTCACCAAGGACGAGCGCAACACCACGTCCTCGACGCCGTGCAGCAAGTTCATCACCGAAGAGAAGTCCACCGACCTGCTCGACCCGCACTACGGCTTCGTCGCCGACTGCATCGGCAAGGCGACCGCGACCAGCCCCGGGCTCTCCGCGGGCGAAGGGCCCACCGGCTTCAAGTCCAACACCGAGAACAAGTGGTACCTGTTCATCGACGAGTTCGGCGGCCGCGGCTACGTCCCGTTCGAGACCACCGACCTCGCCTCCGGCAAGTGGACGATGTCCGCGGGCGCGCACCTGCCGTCGTCGCCGCGTCACGGCACCGTCCTGCCCGTCACGCAGACGGAGATGAACCGGCTGAGCGCTCCCCCGGCGCCGGTGAAGGCCGACGCGAACGGGCTCGTCGCGCACTGGCCGCTCGACGCGAAGTCCGGCACGGTCGCGACCGACACCACCGGGCACGGCTACGACGGCGCCCTCGCCGGTGACGTCGCCTGGAGCGACGGCGCGCTCTCGTTCGGCGGCAAGAACGGGCACGTCCAGCTGCCGAACAACCTGCTCACCGGCGCCGCCGCGGCCACCGTCTCGGCCGACGTCCTGGTCGACCCGGCCCAGCAGACGCCGTACTTCCTGTGGGGCCTGGGCAACACGGCCAGGGACGGGACCGGCAACGGCTACCTGTTCACCACCGGCGGCACCGCGAGCGGCGGGCTGCGCGGCGCCATCGCCACCGGGAACTGGACCACCGAACAGCAAGTGGCTTCCGGCGGCGGGCTGCCGCGCGGGGTGTGGAAGAACGTGACGCTGACGGTCGGCGACGGCGTGGCGGTGCTCTACCTCGACGGCGTCGAGGTCGCCCGCAACGCGAACGCCACGATCAAGCCGTCGGACCTCGGCGGCGGCGTCACGGCGGCCAACTACCTCGGCCGGTCGGTGTACGCGAGCGACAAGACGTTGACCGGCAAGATGAAGGACGTGCGGCTGTACGACCGGGCGCTGTCCGGGCTCGAAGTCTCCGCGCTGCCCTCGAACAGCACCGCCATCCGGTCGGTGGAACTCGCCTCGCTCAAGACGCCGGCGGTCATCGACTCCGGCGCCGGGACGGTCGTGCTCCCCGTCCGGCCGGGCACCGACCTGCGCGGGCTGGCCCCGTCGTTCGGGCTCGCGCCGGGCGCGACCACCAAGCCCGGCAACGGGAAACCGCTCGACCTCAGCACGCCCAAGCGGGTCACGGTCGTCGGCGCGGGCGGCGACCGTCGCGTGTGGACCGTCGAGGCGCACGAGGTGCGGAGCCCGGTCCTGCCCGGCTACCAGGCCGACCCGAACATCGTCGCGTTCGGCGACACGTACTACCTGTACCCGACCACGGACGGCTTCGACGGCTGGAGCGGGACGAAGTTCTCGGCGTGGTCGTCGAAGGACCTGGTGCACTGGACGGACGACGGCGTCATCCTCGACCTCGGCCCCGACGTGGGCTGGGCCGACAAGAACGCCTGGGCACCGACGATCGCCGAGCGCGGCGGCAAGTACTACTTCTACTTCTGCGCCGAAGCCAAGATCGGCGTGGCGGTGAGCGACTCGCCGACCGGCCCGTTCACCGACTCCGGCAAGCCGCTCATCGCGGCCAACCCCGACGGCGGGCAGGCGATCGACCCGGCGGTCTTCGTCGACCACACCGGGCAGCCGTACCTCTACTGGGGCAACGGCAACGCCTACGTCGTCCCGCTGAACGACGACATGGTGTCCTACGACCCGGCGAAGATCACCCGCCTGACCGGCCTGGACGGCTTCCGCGAGGGCCTGTTCACGGCGGAGCGGAACGGCACGTACTACCTGAGCTGGTCGATCGACGACACGCGCAGCGAGGACTACCGCGTCGGCTACGCGACGGCGCCGAGCCCGGCCGGGCCGTTCACCAACCGCGGCCTGCTCCTGAGCAAGGACGCCCACCTCGGTGTCCTCGGCACCGGGCACAGCTCGATGCTGCGGGTCCCGGGCACCGACGACTGGTACCTGGCCTACCACCGCTTCGGCATCCCCGGCGGCGACGGCACCCACCGCGAGACGACGATCGACAAGGTCACCTTCCGCCGCGACGGCACGATCGAGCCGGTGAAACCGACGCTGGAAAGCGTGCGGCCGCAGCGGATCCCGTGGCACTGCGGTGCGGTCCGCGCGACCTGA
- a CDS encoding lipase family protein encodes MRRLWTVLLTVVLLITTAGPVDAATDPPRGPDGDAFYTPPSPLPAGADGDVVWWRPLPDRSGAKGYLVLYRSRSATDTPIAVSGRVLVPSAPWTGAGPRPIVSVASGTRGIGDRCAPSKFQPDYEKPLFVDAMLSRGWAVAITDYEGLGTPGRHTYVVGRSEGHTVIDAARAATRLPAAGLAPGGPVAFSGYSQGGGGAAWAGELAPSYAPELTVAGITAGGTPADLDAVAKSLDGGIGFGFLLLSALGLDAAYPELDLPAYLNDRGRTLYATQQDACVDAVFGYAFGHIADYTTANPLTTAKWQARLAENELGARPPKAPVFLFHGSADEIIPLAQAQTLRRGYCAAGVPVTWGTYLGEHVTTLAFSAGDVVGYLADRFAGKPPRSDC; translated from the coding sequence ATGCGTCGCTTGTGGACGGTCCTGCTGACCGTCGTCCTGCTGATCACCACCGCCGGGCCGGTGGACGCGGCCACGGATCCGCCGCGCGGCCCGGACGGCGACGCGTTCTACACGCCGCCGAGCCCGCTGCCGGCCGGCGCGGACGGCGACGTCGTGTGGTGGCGGCCGCTGCCGGACCGGTCCGGGGCGAAGGGCTACCTGGTGCTCTACCGGTCGAGGTCCGCGACGGACACCCCGATCGCGGTGTCCGGCCGGGTCCTGGTCCCGTCGGCCCCGTGGACCGGCGCCGGGCCGCGGCCGATCGTCTCGGTGGCCAGCGGCACGCGCGGCATCGGAGACCGCTGCGCGCCGTCGAAGTTCCAGCCGGACTACGAGAAACCGCTGTTCGTCGACGCGATGCTGAGCCGCGGCTGGGCGGTGGCGATCACCGACTACGAGGGCCTCGGCACCCCCGGCCGGCACACCTACGTCGTCGGCCGGTCCGAGGGCCACACGGTGATCGACGCGGCCCGCGCGGCCACCCGGCTGCCGGCCGCGGGCCTGGCGCCGGGCGGCCCGGTCGCGTTCTCCGGCTACTCGCAGGGCGGCGGGGGCGCGGCCTGGGCGGGCGAGCTGGCGCCGTCGTACGCGCCCGAGCTGACCGTCGCGGGCATCACCGCCGGCGGCACACCCGCGGACCTGGACGCGGTGGCGAAGAGCCTCGACGGCGGCATTGGGTTCGGCTTCCTGCTGCTCTCGGCGCTCGGCCTGGACGCGGCCTACCCCGAGCTGGACCTGCCCGCCTACCTCAACGACCGCGGCCGCACGCTGTACGCGACCCAGCAGGACGCCTGCGTCGACGCGGTGTTCGGCTACGCCTTCGGGCACATCGCCGACTACACGACGGCGAACCCGCTGACCACGGCGAAGTGGCAGGCGCGGCTGGCCGAGAACGAGCTCGGCGCCCGGCCGCCGAAGGCCCCGGTCTTCCTGTTCCACGGCTCCGCCGACGAGATCATCCCCTTGGCACAGGCGCAAACCCTGCGCCGCGGGTACTGCGCGGCGGGCGTCCCGGTCACGTGGGGCACCTACCTCGGCGAGCACGTGACGACGCTGGCGTTCTCGGCCGGCGACGTCGTGGGCTACCTGGCCGACCGGTTCGCGGGCAAGCCGCCGCGTTCCGACTGCTGA
- a CDS encoding TetR/AcrR family transcriptional regulator: MAEVKTRRRGTELEDAILRAAADELAEAGYAGLTMERVAQRAGTNKNAIYRRWPNRAALGVAAYRHLAGDRLSPPDTGDLREDVLTLLRAINCGQSSPAARILRGLLAGVGDEPELLARLNEQATEGAASTWLTVLDQAVARGEAPPEARHPRVATVALVLLRNEYLTRGLTTVDDAVLAEIVDEVFLPLVRRRA, from the coding sequence ATGGCCGAAGTGAAGACCCGGCGCCGCGGCACGGAGCTCGAAGACGCGATCCTGCGCGCCGCGGCGGACGAGCTCGCCGAGGCGGGCTACGCCGGGCTGACCATGGAACGCGTGGCGCAGCGGGCGGGGACCAACAAGAACGCGATCTACCGCCGCTGGCCGAACCGCGCCGCGCTCGGCGTCGCCGCCTACCGGCACCTCGCCGGCGACCGGTTGAGCCCGCCCGACACAGGCGACCTGCGCGAAGACGTCTTGACGCTGCTGCGCGCGATCAACTGCGGCCAGTCCTCCCCCGCCGCCCGGATCCTCCGCGGCCTCCTGGCCGGCGTCGGCGACGAGCCGGAACTACTGGCACGGCTGAACGAGCAGGCCACCGAAGGCGCCGCGAGCACCTGGCTGACGGTCCTCGACCAGGCCGTCGCCCGCGGCGAAGCACCCCCCGAAGCGCGGCACCCGCGGGTCGCCACCGTCGCGCTCGTGCTGCTCCGCAACGAATACCTCACCCGCGGGCTGACCACAGTGGACGACGCCGTGCTCGCCGAGATCGTCGACGAGGTCTTCCTGCCGCTGGTCCGCCGCCGGGCCTGA
- a CDS encoding xanthine dehydrogenase family protein molybdopterin-binding subunit, which yields MTDTRRVDAHEKVTGTAAYGTDRVPDGVVHAALAPARIGRGRVSDVDTSAAEAVPGVLLVVTRFDAGELRGPGFIMGGGFAFQSLQPLLDDRIAYRGQPIALVVAETPVAATEAASLVTAGYEPEPVAVHLGADGATTLVQEEAIPLPFLADIKVGDADAGVDASPVRIDRTYEHAAQHAVPMELNGAVVEWRDGTLVVHEGTQNAAAVRHGLAQQLGLDAAHIEVRSPYVGGGFGQKNSLQPHLAPLALVSRRLGRPVKLVLTRAQTFHNGSFRPATRHRVRLGADASGKILAAVHEVDQQTSRHDLFPAMHTEVTSRLYGFEAFRGRHRLVRTDVQTPGYVRAPFESSAMFAFESAVDELAHATGQDPVALRLANDTMTDPVSGRPFSTRFLAECLRRGADRFGWADRDPEPGSMRAGDGSLLGWGVAVGTYPGHVAPAVAHLTAGADGRVAVAVDGHEMGQGIRSAIALLVADDLGIAVRDVEVRVGDTRVAPQHLTAGSWGTATALPAVHAGLRELRKHLNTADTGPVDVAAAVGRAGHPVEVEVATVGAGQGPEVVDQSKAGHLAIAGPVYPEFSTFSWVAHFVEVRVEPTTCRIRVPRVVSVVDCGRVASPVTAASQVRGGVLWGVGGALREESLADPRFGGFLNATLEEYPVVVNADAPRVDVDFVDRPDLLFNPVGVKGLGEVAMVGVAAAVANAVHHATGRRHLRLPIRVDDVL from the coding sequence ATGACCGACACGCGCCGCGTGGACGCCCACGAAAAAGTCACCGGCACGGCCGCCTACGGCACCGACCGCGTCCCGGACGGCGTCGTCCACGCGGCCCTCGCCCCGGCCCGGATCGGTCGCGGCCGGGTGTCCGATGTGGACACCAGTGCGGCCGAGGCCGTGCCCGGCGTGCTCCTCGTCGTGACCCGCTTCGACGCCGGCGAGCTGCGCGGCCCGGGGTTCATCATGGGCGGCGGGTTCGCGTTCCAGAGCCTGCAGCCGCTGCTGGACGACCGGATCGCCTACCGCGGCCAGCCGATCGCACTGGTCGTGGCCGAAACCCCGGTCGCCGCCACCGAAGCGGCTTCGCTCGTCACCGCCGGGTACGAACCCGAGCCGGTCGCCGTCCACCTCGGCGCCGACGGCGCGACCACCCTGGTGCAGGAAGAGGCGATCCCGCTGCCGTTCCTCGCCGACATCAAGGTCGGCGACGCCGACGCAGGCGTCGACGCCAGCCCGGTGCGGATCGACCGCACCTACGAGCACGCGGCGCAGCACGCCGTGCCGATGGAGCTGAACGGCGCCGTCGTCGAGTGGCGCGACGGCACGCTCGTCGTGCACGAGGGCACCCAGAACGCGGCCGCGGTCCGGCACGGGCTCGCCCAGCAGCTCGGCCTCGACGCGGCGCACATCGAGGTGCGGTCGCCGTACGTCGGCGGCGGGTTCGGCCAGAAGAACTCGCTCCAGCCGCACCTCGCGCCGCTCGCGCTGGTGAGCCGCCGCCTCGGCCGCCCGGTCAAGCTCGTGCTGACGCGCGCGCAGACCTTCCACAACGGCAGCTTCCGCCCGGCCACCCGCCACCGCGTCCGCCTCGGCGCCGACGCGTCCGGCAAGATCCTCGCCGCCGTGCACGAGGTCGACCAGCAGACCTCCCGCCACGACCTGTTCCCGGCCATGCACACCGAAGTCACTTCGCGGCTGTACGGCTTCGAAGCGTTCCGCGGCCGGCACCGGCTCGTGCGGACCGACGTGCAGACCCCCGGGTACGTGCGGGCGCCGTTCGAGAGCTCGGCGATGTTCGCGTTCGAGTCGGCGGTCGACGAGCTGGCCCACGCCACCGGCCAGGACCCGGTCGCGCTGCGGCTGGCCAACGACACGATGACCGACCCGGTCAGCGGGCGGCCGTTCTCCACGCGGTTCCTCGCCGAATGCCTCCGCCGCGGCGCGGACCGGTTCGGCTGGGCGGACCGCGACCCCGAACCCGGCTCGATGCGGGCCGGCGACGGCTCGCTGCTCGGCTGGGGCGTCGCCGTGGGCACCTACCCGGGTCACGTCGCGCCCGCCGTCGCGCACCTGACCGCGGGTGCCGACGGCCGCGTGGCGGTCGCCGTCGACGGCCACGAAATGGGCCAGGGCATCCGGTCGGCGATCGCGCTGCTCGTCGCGGACGACCTCGGCATCGCCGTGCGGGACGTCGAAGTCCGGGTCGGCGACACCCGCGTCGCGCCGCAGCACCTCACGGCGGGTTCGTGGGGCACGGCGACGGCCCTGCCCGCGGTGCACGCCGGGCTGCGGGAGCTGCGCAAGCACCTGAACACCGCCGACACCGGGCCCGTGGACGTCGCCGCGGCCGTCGGCCGCGCCGGGCACCCGGTCGAGGTCGAGGTGGCGACGGTCGGCGCCGGGCAGGGACCCGAGGTGGTGGACCAGTCGAAGGCGGGGCACCTGGCCATCGCCGGCCCGGTCTACCCGGAGTTCAGCACGTTCAGCTGGGTCGCCCACTTCGTCGAGGTCCGGGTGGAGCCCACGACGTGCCGGATCCGCGTGCCGCGCGTGGTCAGCGTCGTCGACTGCGGCCGGGTGGCGAGCCCGGTGACCGCGGCGAGCCAGGTGCGCGGAGGCGTGCTCTGGGGCGTCGGTGGGGCGCTGCGCGAGGAGAGCCTGGCCGACCCGCGGTTCGGCGGGTTCCTCAATGCCACGCTCGAGGAGTACCCGGTCGTGGTCAACGCCGACGCCCCGCGCGTCGACGTCGACTTCGTGGACCGGCCCGACCTGCTGTTCAACCCGGTCGGGGTGAAGGGGCTCGGCGAGGTTGCGATGGTCGGGGTCGCGGCGGCCGTGGCCAACGCCGTCCACCACGCCACCGGGCGGCGGCACCTCCGCCTGCCGATCCGCGTCGATGACGTCCTCTAG
- a CDS encoding TetR/AcrR family transcriptional regulator, with the protein MRAGRPSSAVPRRVDARRNREAILRAADEVFSGEADVALDEVARRAGLGRATVYRHFPDRTALAFAVAAHHLAALKGLVRDEPFLELLRRVLAMQARRRPLVRVFRELPERSQRQYTHALIALLRPAFERAQREGGVRADLEPADLALLFEMHEAALVAGPAPRERTEPAERLVRVFLDGLAGAGH; encoded by the coding sequence ATGCGCGCAGGGCGACCGTCTTCGGCCGTACCCCGGCGCGTCGACGCGCGCCGCAACCGCGAAGCGATCCTGCGCGCCGCCGACGAGGTGTTCAGCGGAGAGGCCGACGTCGCCCTGGACGAAGTGGCGCGCCGGGCCGGTCTCGGCCGCGCGACGGTCTACCGGCACTTCCCCGACCGCACGGCACTGGCGTTCGCCGTCGCGGCGCACCACCTCGCCGCGCTCAAGGGCCTGGTGCGCGACGAACCGTTCCTCGAGCTGCTGCGGCGCGTACTGGCGATGCAGGCCCGGCGGCGGCCGCTCGTCCGGGTGTTCCGGGAGCTGCCGGAACGCAGCCAGCGGCAGTACACGCACGCGCTGATCGCCTTGCTGCGCCCGGCTTTCGAGCGAGCCCAGCGCGAAGGCGGCGTGCGCGCCGACCTGGAGCCGGCGGACCTGGCCCTGCTGTTCGAAATGCACGAGGCGGCGCTGGTCGCCGGGCCGGCCCCGCGGGAGCGGACGGAACCGGCCGAGCGGCTGGTGCGCGTGTTCCTGGACGGCCTCGCCGGCGCCGGCCACTGA
- a CDS encoding GMC oxidoreductase, with protein sequence MPVLNRRTVLKGAAAVAGAAALGAARVTREDHRVVVIGSGFGGGVTALRLAQAGVPVLVLERGRRWPTGPDAETFPHPTSPDKRIFWLGSAPSLPGLPSLPPFERYTGLLEQVGGQGMSMMCAAGVGGGSLVYQGMTLQPTAELFHACFPEQLDYARMAAEHYPRVAAMLGVETAPDALVESKTYRAARVFARNARAAGYAVEKIPMPIDWDFALRELDGEVKPSYTNGDCALGVNNGGKHSVDVTYLAAAEATGRCTVAALHNVTDVALAPDGRWEIRVDRIDTAGTVLEKKVLTANALVMAAGTANTTRLLMRAGAKGDIPDLPDELGAGWGTNGDRIYTWTNLADDFGAPQGGPVVYGSKEWDDPATANTVIQASLPPLPDLRTTMLVGYGISAGRGRFVYDAAKDDAVLHWPSGADAKLSARIHERISRIAGPLGVLLDTTAVVPSTWHPLGGAAMGAVCDLEGRVLGHRGLYVLDGALMPGTTAACNPSMTIAAVAERALDHLIAEDVDRVF encoded by the coding sequence ATGCCCGTCCTGAACCGCCGCACCGTCCTGAAGGGTGCCGCCGCCGTCGCCGGGGCCGCCGCCCTCGGCGCCGCCCGGGTCACCCGGGAGGATCACCGGGTCGTCGTCATCGGGTCCGGGTTCGGCGGCGGGGTGACGGCGCTGCGGCTGGCCCAGGCCGGGGTGCCGGTGCTGGTGCTCGAACGCGGGCGGCGCTGGCCGACCGGGCCCGACGCCGAGACGTTCCCGCACCCGACGTCGCCGGACAAGCGGATCTTCTGGCTCGGCTCGGCGCCTTCGCTGCCGGGACTGCCGTCGCTGCCGCCGTTCGAGCGCTACACCGGGCTGCTGGAACAGGTCGGCGGCCAGGGCATGAGCATGATGTGCGCCGCGGGCGTCGGCGGCGGCTCGCTCGTCTACCAGGGCATGACGCTGCAGCCGACGGCCGAGCTGTTCCACGCCTGCTTCCCCGAGCAGCTCGACTACGCCCGGATGGCGGCCGAGCACTACCCCCGCGTCGCCGCGATGCTGGGCGTGGAGACCGCGCCGGACGCCCTCGTCGAGAGCAAGACGTACCGGGCCGCCCGGGTCTTCGCCCGCAACGCCCGCGCCGCCGGGTACGCCGTCGAGAAGATCCCGATGCCGATCGACTGGGACTTCGCGCTGCGCGAGCTCGACGGCGAGGTGAAACCGTCCTACACCAACGGGGACTGCGCGCTCGGGGTCAACAACGGCGGCAAGCACTCGGTCGACGTCACCTACCTCGCGGCCGCCGAAGCGACCGGCCGCTGCACCGTGGCGGCCCTCCACAACGTCACCGACGTCGCGCTCGCCCCGGACGGCCGCTGGGAGATCCGCGTCGACCGCATCGACACCGCCGGGACCGTGCTCGAAAAGAAGGTCCTGACCGCGAACGCGCTCGTCATGGCGGCCGGCACGGCGAACACGACCCGGCTGCTGATGCGCGCGGGCGCGAAGGGCGACATCCCCGACCTGCCCGACGAGCTGGGCGCCGGCTGGGGCACCAACGGCGACCGCATCTACACCTGGACGAACCTCGCCGACGACTTCGGCGCGCCGCAGGGCGGGCCGGTCGTCTACGGCAGCAAGGAATGGGACGACCCGGCGACGGCCAACACCGTCATCCAGGCGTCCCTGCCACCGCTGCCGGACCTGCGCACCACGATGCTCGTCGGCTACGGCATCAGCGCCGGGCGCGGCCGGTTCGTCTATGACGCCGCGAAGGACGACGCCGTCCTGCACTGGCCGTCCGGCGCCGACGCGAAGCTGAGCGCGCGCATCCACGAGCGGATTTCCCGCATCGCCGGGCCGCTCGGCGTGCTGCTCGACACCACCGCCGTCGTGCCCAGCACGTGGCACCCGCTCGGCGGCGCCGCGATGGGCGCGGTCTGCGACCTCGAAGGCCGCGTGCTCGGGCACCGGGGCCTGTACGTCCTCGACGGCGCCCTGATGCCGGGGACGACGGCGGCCTGCAACCCCTCGATGACCATCGCCGCCGTCGCCGAACGCGCGCTGGACCACCTGATCGCCGAAGACGTCGACCGCGTCTTCTAG